TAATTTGATCATTACAGTTGTCGATAGCATATTAAGCACCATTTTTTGAGCAGTTGCAGCTTTCAATCTAGTTGAACCAGTCACAACCTCAGGGCCCGTAATTACTTCAATAGGATGATTAGCCATCTTACTAATCTCAGAATCTAGATTACAAGAAAGCGAAATTGTCTCTGCTCCTATGCTTTTTGCATATTCTAAAGCTCCTATTACATAGGGCGTTCTACCGCTAGCAGCAATGCCTACAATTACATCTTTACTTGAAAAATTCTGTTTGTCTAAGTCACTGCTACCTAGTTCTGCATCATCCTCAGCACCTTCAACAGCAACTAATAGAGCCTTTTCACCACCAGCTATAATTGCTTGAACTAAATCTGGGTCTGTACTAAAGGTTGGAGGACATTCAGCTGCATCAATCACACCTAACCTACCACTCGTTCCAGCACCAACATAAAACAATCTTCCACCCTTTTTTAAGGATTGATAAATTGCGTCCACTGCTTTAGCAATTTGTGGAAGTGCAAGCTGAACAGCATCTGCGACAACTCGATCTTCCTTATTTATTAGCTGCAATACTTCTAGCGTAGACGATTGATCAATTTTCATCGAATCGCCATTTCTTAGCTCTGTTGTTAATTTAGAAAGGTCCACACTCATAATCATCACAACCAATCACATTCTTGTTGAAATCTAATTTTAATATTATAATACAACATTAAAATATTTTTTCAATACTTTTTGTGAAATTTAATTTGAAAAATTTTGAAATTATATATTAAAACATAAGTTTCATTTTAATATTACACATGATTATTTTGTACCATTTTTTTATCATGTTTTTTTACAATCAGTTAAATTCTTCAATAATAGTAATGGTTTTGGATGTCTAGTACTTTTGTCACTGAAATAAAATTTTAGATATTTTCGAAAATACTAAAAGGAATTTTTAATAACTTCAAAGAATAGCTTTAAATATAAGGGCAAAATGTCCCCGATTATTAAGTAGGAGGAATGATGGTATGTTTCAAAAGCTAGTAAAATATTCTTTCGTCGTTTTACTTGTAAGCGCTTTATTGTTACAGGGTGTTAGTGAAATAGCAGCTACTACAGAATCTGCGGAACCGATGATACGGATTGGTGTTGAACCAGAAAAAGAAACAATTACTCTTGGTAGTGATGGTGATTATGTTATTAAGGATAAAGTAACTGGGGACGTGCTTTTTGAGGGCAGTAATGATTCTGTAGAGATTACTTTGGGTTCTTCTGCTGAGATTAAGAATAATTACAGGTTGCAAGTCGCATTTACATCAAGTGAACCATATGTTGCCGATTGGTTGGATAGAGCTAAAAATGCTGGCCACCCTACCTATGTTGAGCCGTATAACAATGGATACCGTCTTTTTATTGGAGAATTTCCTGCAGATGCATCATTTTCAGATAGAACTGCTTTTAAAAATGACATGATTAGGCTAGGGTTGGCTGCTAGCGATGCCTTCTGGAAAGTTGTAACAATTGCTGAAGGTGAATCAAAACTAAAAGTAACTAGTGGTAGTGAAGCAAAAGCTACAGAAAACTCCGTTGTTATTGAATCTAGTAATGACCATATTAAAATCAACGGCAAAAAATATCGTGGACTAGGTGAAGTTGCTTTTAACAGTAAAGGTACCTTAGCTGGCATTAATGAGTTACCTATGGAAGAGTATTTGTATGGTGTTGTTCCTCGTGAGCTACCACCTGTACCATATGGCGAAGTTGAAGCACAGAAATCTCAGGCTGTTGCTGCACGTACGTATGCAATGTCTAATCTTGGCAAGCGAAAAGCCGATGGCTATGACCTTCTTCCAACTACTTCAGACCAAGTGTATGCAGGATTTGAAGCAGAGCATCCAGTCTCAAATCAAGCAGTAGACGAAACAAAGGGAATTGTAGCTACATATGAAGGAAAATTAATTACTGCCGTTTTCAACTCGACTAGTGGCGGATATTCTGCTAACAATGAGGATGTTTGGAATTCAGAGGCTGTCCCTTATCTTCGTGGTGTTCCTGATGCAGAAAGAGGTAAAGCATTAGAGCATGTCCCTAGTTTAGAGGTTTTCAAAAACCATAAAAACGCTAAATCACTGCGAGCAGCAGCAGAAGGTGATTATGAGTCAGACTGGTCGAGATACCATCGTTGGAACTTTGAATGGACTTCTGAAGAAATAAGTAATGTATTAAGCACTTACTATAATACGGAAGTTGGTAAAGTATATGAAATTAATGTATTAGAACGATCTAACTCTGGTCGTGTATTAGAGATAGAGTTTGTAACAGAAGCAGGTAATTTCTACGAGTATAAAGACAGGGTTCGTACGGCATTAAAATATATCAATGCTAGTGGGAACCAAGCCTCTTTGTTAAGCACATTATTCTTTATTGAACCAGTTGTTGATAACAAAACAAAAGAAGTAATCGGATTCAAAACATATGGCGGAGGTTGGGGCCATGGTGTTGGAATGTCCCAAACAGGTGCAATGGGAATGGCTGTCAAAGGATATACATTTGACGAGATTCTTAAACATTATTATCAAGGGATTGAGTTAGAGAAGAACTATTAATCTTTTAGTATCAAAAACAGCCAGTTCACATCTGGCTGTTTTTGTTTTCTCCTAATATAGTAGATATTTCTTCCTTATAACTTTAAACTCCTCTAATTTTGACTCCTCAACTTTTAACCAACCTAAAAGATTTTCTTTACCATCAACGCGTAACCGCAATTGATCCGTCCCAGCCAGCAAATCAATAAAGTATCTTCCTTTAATGGGATCCAGCCATTTAAACTGGCTAGGATATAGGTTTTTCAAAGATTCTATCATCGCACATCCTACATGTAACGGCTTCATCAGTTTCCTATCAACTATATGTACCTGTATTCCTTCACACAACTCGCCTGCATATTTTGACGTAGTTGGAGTGAAATGTGTTGGTCGAAACATAACTCCATCTAACTTATAAGCTTGTAGTTTTTCATACCACTCTTCAGCATCAATCCAAGGTGCCCCAATCATTTCAAATGGACGAGTTGTTCCTCTCCCTTCAGATACATTGGTTCCTTCAAAAAGACAGGTACCTGGATAGAGTGCGGCCATCTCTATTCCTGTTGCATTCGGTGAAGGCATAATCCACTGTAAAGCAAGCTCATCAAACCACTTCTCTCTTTCCCAACCTTCCATCTTAATAACAGTTAATTTACAGCCCATTTTATATTCATTGTTAAAATACGTTGCTAGCTCGCCCACTGTCATTCCGTGGCGTATCGGCAGTCCATATTTTCCAACAAAAGAATCGAATTTAGAATTGATTATGTTCCCTTCTACCACATCCCCTGTAATTGGGTTAGGCCTGTCTAAAACATAATAATCCAAACCAAACTTAGCCGCCGTTTCAATCGAATAGGCCAATGTGTATATGTAGGTATAGTATCGAACACCAATATCTTGGATATCAAAGACAAATGCATCTATCTCTTTCATGCTTTCAGACGAAGGACTCCTTGAATCACCATATAGGCTATAGATTGGAATTCCTGTCTTTTTATCAACTTGATGTGCAACCTTTTCACCTGCTGCTGCATTTCCTCTAAAACCATGTTCTGGAGCAAAGATTGCTTTAATTTTATAGCCCCTGCTTAACAACACATCTAGACTTAATTTTAGATCCTGATCAACCGACGTATGATTAATAATAAGTCCGATTCGTTTTCTACTTAATTCCGGGTCACTTTCCAATAGAAGCTTATCCAACCCATTGATCATCAATTCCGCTCCTCCTCTCTATTTTCAAAATAGCTCTTTAATCGCTTTATAAATTCGAGATCAATTTCTCCCTTTAACATCTTTAATCCGCCAACCACTGAGCCGACGATAGGTGGGACGGTTGGTACGATAAGATTACAATTTAACCCTACCAGTTCTAATTGTTCTTTTATTGTTGATATGAACCAATCTTTTCTTGAGAACAATCCACCTGCAAGAACCACTGGAATTTGTGTTTCAGTTGTACTATACAGTTTCGGTGCAAGGGACTTTATATTGTCGGCAATGTCTCTTGCTGTACTCAATAAAACTTGTTGAGCACCACGGTCGCCTTCATCCGCTGCTGCAAATACTAAAGGAACAATAGAAGCTACTAATTTCCGGGGATCAGGATTGCGGTAAATAATCGGAATTAGATTAGATATTTCGGTGATTGAGAAATACCTTAACACTTTTTCATCCAGTAGTGTTTTCTCCTTACAATTATCATAACGATCAAAAAGTCCTTTAAATGCTTCTTGACCAATAGCAAATCCACTACCCCCAGCATCTACTAAATAACCCCAGCCACCTACTCTTTCTGTCTTCCCATCACGGTTAATTCCAAATGCAATAGATCCAGTACCTGAGATATGGACCATCCCCTCCTGTCCAAGCGATCCAGAGTACAGTGCAGGAATTGCATCATTTTCTACATGAATAGGGATATCCTTTTCAATCACTTTGCCAATTATCGTTTCAAGTTCATTTTTATTTGAGTCATTCCCAGCGCCGGCCATTCCCGCAAAGACAACAGATAATTGGTTGAATGCTTGTACATCAAGTGCTTTTAATTCAAATACCAACTTCTGAATTTCTCCCTCTACTCCAACCGAACCTACCGTATTTATATTTGTTGCACCAACCTCAGCTATAGCCTTCACTTCTCCTGTAGAAGCAACAATTACTCCTGTAGTTTTAGTTCCTCCCCCGTCAATACCAAGTATGTACATACTAATCCCCACTCTTAAAATCATATTTTATATTACTAGATTATATTAAAATTAAATTTTAAACCCATTATGTATCACAACTATGTCGCATTTCAATAAAAAAGGCTTAGTCATAAACACTCAATGACTAAGCCTCATACTAACTATTTTGATTCAGTAGAAAATTGTTCCATCATTTTCTGTAATTCTTCACTTAACGTATTAAGATTTTCTGCAGACGTGGCAATTGTACCAATGACACCGACTTGCTCCTCAACAGAAGCTAGAACTTCTTCAGAAGATGCTGCTGTTTCTTCAGCAACAGCAGATATATTTTGAACAGACTCTACAATACTCTCTGTATGGTTGGTAACAACTAATATCTCTGAGTTTAATCGCTCAATCACTCCAATAATTTGATTGATAGACTTAGAAATATGACTAAATTGACTTT
This sequence is a window from Cytobacillus luteolus. Protein-coding genes within it:
- the murQ gene encoding N-acetylmuramic acid 6-phosphate etherase; this encodes MSVDLSKLTTELRNGDSMKIDQSSTLEVLQLINKEDRVVADAVQLALPQIAKAVDAIYQSLKKGGRLFYVGAGTSGRLGVIDAAECPPTFSTDPDLVQAIIAGGEKALLVAVEGAEDDAELGSSDLDKQNFSSKDVIVGIAASGRTPYVIGALEYAKSIGAETISLSCNLDSEISKMANHPIEVITGPEVVTGSTRLKAATAQKMVLNMLSTTVMIKLGKVYENLMVDVKASNQKLIERAKNIVMTVTNADEELASAILEKTNYEVKPAIVMIEADVTYEEANKVIELAEGMVRKAINLAKGE
- a CDS encoding SpoIID/LytB domain-containing protein, with the protein product MFQKLVKYSFVVLLVSALLLQGVSEIAATTESAEPMIRIGVEPEKETITLGSDGDYVIKDKVTGDVLFEGSNDSVEITLGSSAEIKNNYRLQVAFTSSEPYVADWLDRAKNAGHPTYVEPYNNGYRLFIGEFPADASFSDRTAFKNDMIRLGLAASDAFWKVVTIAEGESKLKVTSGSEAKATENSVVIESSNDHIKINGKKYRGLGEVAFNSKGTLAGINELPMEEYLYGVVPRELPPVPYGEVEAQKSQAVAARTYAMSNLGKRKADGYDLLPTTSDQVYAGFEAEHPVSNQAVDETKGIVATYEGKLITAVFNSTSGGYSANNEDVWNSEAVPYLRGVPDAERGKALEHVPSLEVFKNHKNAKSLRAAAEGDYESDWSRYHRWNFEWTSEEISNVLSTYYNTEVGKVYEINVLERSNSGRVLEIEFVTEAGNFYEYKDRVRTALKYINASGNQASLLSTLFFIEPVVDNKTKEVIGFKTYGGGWGHGVGMSQTGAMGMAVKGYTFDEILKHYYQGIELEKNY
- a CDS encoding exo-beta-N-acetylmuramidase NamZ domain-containing protein; amino-acid sequence: MINGLDKLLLESDPELSRKRIGLIINHTSVDQDLKLSLDVLLSRGYKIKAIFAPEHGFRGNAAAGEKVAHQVDKKTGIPIYSLYGDSRSPSSESMKEIDAFVFDIQDIGVRYYTYIYTLAYSIETAAKFGLDYYVLDRPNPITGDVVEGNIINSKFDSFVGKYGLPIRHGMTVGELATYFNNEYKMGCKLTVIKMEGWEREKWFDELALQWIMPSPNATGIEMAALYPGTCLFEGTNVSEGRGTTRPFEMIGAPWIDAEEWYEKLQAYKLDGVMFRPTHFTPTTSKYAGELCEGIQVHIVDRKLMKPLHVGCAMIESLKNLYPSQFKWLDPIKGRYFIDLLAGTDQLRLRVDGKENLLGWLKVEESKLEEFKVIRKKYLLY
- a CDS encoding N-acetylglucosamine kinase produces the protein MYILGIDGGGTKTTGVIVASTGEVKAIAEVGATNINTVGSVGVEGEIQKLVFELKALDVQAFNQLSVVFAGMAGAGNDSNKNELETIIGKVIEKDIPIHVENDAIPALYSGSLGQEGMVHISGTGSIAFGINRDGKTERVGGWGYLVDAGGSGFAIGQEAFKGLFDRYDNCKEKTLLDEKVLRYFSITEISNLIPIIYRNPDPRKLVASIVPLVFAAADEGDRGAQQVLLSTARDIADNIKSLAPKLYSTTETQIPVVLAGGLFSRKDWFISTIKEQLELVGLNCNLIVPTVPPIVGSVVGGLKMLKGEIDLEFIKRLKSYFENREEERN